The nucleotide sequence GCCCGGCGCGCTGGCAACGCTGGACTTGCCCATGCCGGAACTCGCGGGCGCGCCCGCCGACTGGATCAACACGGGCGGCCGCCGTTTTGTCTTTGAACCGGGCCGGGTCCATGTGGTTCATTTCTGGACCTACGGGTGCATCAACTGCAAACGCAATCTGCCCGCTTACGGACAATGGCAGCGGAAATACGCCAAGGCGCCATTGACGGTCGTCGGCGTCCACACGCCGGAAAGCGAAAAGGAAAAGGATCCCAAAAACGTCGCCCAAGAAACGAGGAAATTGGGCATTACGTACCCGGTGTTGATGGACATTCATGCCGTCAACTGGAAGCGCTGGGAACAGCAGGTGTGGCCCACGGTGTACCTGGTGGACAAGCGCGGCCACGTCCGGGCCTATTGGGTCGGCGAACTGGAGTGGCAGGGCGCGGGCGGAACGCGCATCATGGAGCGTCTCATCGAGGAACTCCTTCGGGAACCATTTTCCCCTACGCCGGACGGTGACACGAACTCGTTCGGTTATTGATCCCGGCCGATTGGGTTACCTGGGGAGGATTCTTTCCTTCCCCTTTTCCGTTTCATGCGTCATTCCGTGGCGTTTTCGGAGGGCGTGAACGGCGGCGGAAAATTCTTCAATGCGGCTTGAAAAAATGCTTGACAGGGGTTTTTGCATATGGTATAGTTCTTGCTGTTTTCTTGAAAGGCGAGATCTGTCTTTGTGCGGACAACGGCGTGCAAGCCCGGTTGGCGCCGGCAAGCGGCGGCCGGCGGAACCAAGGGCAAGGGACGAGTTTCCTTTGCAGTGCAAATCATTGTTGCCATTCTTCTTATGGACTCGTGGGCGAGCGGCCTTCAAAACGGTCTGGATACAAGCAACGTTCGATTGCGGCGGGCGTGTCCGCTGTTTTTCGGCGGAAGGCTGAATGCCGGCGAGGTATAGGTACTGGATGAATCGGATTGTCCATCAACACACCGCGGAAGGGGTACTTTCATGGCTGTAGCACGACAATATCCCATCGAACGTCCTTTGCTGGGGCGGATCCAAGACGAGGCCAATTTGCCGGATCTCATCGAGATCCAGACGAAATCGTATTCGGATTTTCTCCAGTGGGACGTGCCTCCGGACGAACGCAAGCGCGACGGCCTGCAGGATGTTTTTCTGGAGGTGTTTCCCATTGTGTCGCCCGACAACCTGACCCGGCTCGAATTCGTGAACTATTCGTTCACGCCGCCGAAATACACGATTTCGGAGTGTCAGAACCGGGGATTGACCTATGCGGCGTCGCTGAAAGCCCTGCTGCGACTCGTCCGTTTCGAGGAAGTCGGCACATCGGGCGATTTGCGCGAACGGCTGATGGTGGAGCAGGAGGTGTTTCTGGGCGAATTGCCGCTCATGACACCAACCGGCACCTTCATCATCAACGGGGCTGAACGGGTCATTGTCAGCCAACTACACAAATCCCCCGGCGTTTCGTTTGAAACGAAGATCCATCAGAACGGCAAATCGCTGTTGTCGGCGCGGATCATTCCCTACCGCGGCGCCTGGCTCGAATTCGAATACGACATCAACGATGTGCTGTGGCTGACGATAGACCGGCGGTCACGCCTGCTTGTCACAACGCTTCTGCGCGCGCTGGGCCACGAGAACAACGCCGAAATCCTGGCCCTTTTCTACAAGGTCGAGACAATAGCCGTCGTGCGCGGGCGTCTCAAGGCGGGCAACAAGCCGTTGCCGCTCAACGACGCCGTCGGGCGTATCGCGGCGGACGACATTGTAGACCCGGAAACGGGCGAGATCCTCGTGGACGCGGGCATGGATCTGACGGAGGCGGCGCTGAGCCGCATTATGAAATCGAACGTCAAGGAGTTCATGCTGCTCGACGCCGAGGACGTAAACCGGGATGCGGCGATTGTCAACACGCTTCAAATGGACAACACCGAGACCATCGCGGACGCGTTGCGGGAGATCTATTCGCGCATCCGCCCCGGGGATCCGGCGACGGACGCGACGACGCGCACGTTTTTCCAGAAATTGTTCTTCGATCCGAGCCGGTACGACTTTGCGCCGGTGGGTCGTTACAAAATCAACCGGAAACTGGGATTGCGCATCCCGCAGGAAACCAAAACGCTCACGAAGGAAGACGTCATCGCGACGCTGCAATACCTGGTCCGCCTGAAGGGCGGCGAGGGCGTGCTGGACGACATTGACCATTTGGGCAACCGCCGCGTGCGGGCCGTGGGCGAACTGCTGTCGAACCAGATCCGCATCGGGTTGGTCCGCATGGAGCGAACCGTCCGCGAACGCATGAATTTCCAAGACGAGGAACAGTTGACGCCGCAGACGCTGGTCAATCCGAAGCCGGTCAGCGCGGTGATCAAGGACTTTTTCGGCCGCAGCCAGTTGTCGCATTTCATGGATCAGATCAATCCCTTGGCCGAACTGACCCACAAGCGGCGTCTGAGCGCGCTCGGCCCCGGCGGTCTCAACCGCGACCGGGCCGGCTTCGAGGTGCGCGACGTTCACGCCACGCATTACGGCCGCATTTGTCCGATCGAAACCCCCGAAGGCCCGAACATCGGCTTGATGGCCTCGCTTTCGACCTATGCCCGCATCAATGAATACGGTTTCCTCGAAACCCCCTATCGCAAGGTCGAAAACGGCAAGGTCACGAACAAGATCGAATGGCTCTCGGCCTACGACGAGGACAACTATGTGATAGCGCAGGCCAACGCCGCCGTTGACAAGCACAACCGTCTGGTGGGCGACACGGTGCTGTGCCGCCATCGCGGCGATTTCCCGAAGGTTCCGCCCCAGCAGGTGGATTACATGGACGTGTCGCCGAAGCAACTGGTGAGCGTGGCGGCGGCCCTGGTGCCGTTCCTCGAACACGATGACGCGAACCGCGCGTTGATGGGATCGAACATGCAGCGACAGGCCGTGCCGCTGTTGCGCGCCGAGGCGCCCCTTGTCGGGACCGGCCTCGAACACGTCACCGCCAAAAACGCGGGAACGGTCGTGCGCGCGGAACGGTCGGGCGTGGTCGAATACGCCGACAGCGAGGTCATTCGCATCCGGCATTCCGCGGGCAAAAAGGACAATCCCTTCCGGTCGGACGAGGATGTCTACCCGCTGAAGAAATTCGTTCGGTCGAACCAGAACACCTGCATCAACCAGAAGCCGATCGTTCAGAAGGGCGACGCTGTGCAGGCGGGCGACATCATCGCGGACGGGCCGGCCACGGACGGTGGCGAACTGGCGCTTGGTCGAAATGTGCTTGTGGCCTTTCTTCCGTGGGAAGGATACAACTTTGAAGACGCCATCCTGCTGAGCGAGGACTTGGTGGTGGGCGATGTGTTCACCTCGCTCCACATCCAAGTGTTCGAACTCGAGGCGCGCGACACGAAACTCGGTCCCGAGGAAATCACGCGCGACATTCCCAACGTCAGCGAGGATGCCTTGCGCAACCTCGACGAAACCGGCATCGTCCGCATCGGCGCGAAGGTCGCCCCGGGCGACATCCTGGTCGGAAAAGTAACGCCCAAGGGCGAAACCGAACTCGCGCCCGAGGAAAAACTCCTGCGCGCAATTTTCGGCGAAAAAGCCGAAGACGTGCGCGACGCCTCCCTGACCGTTCCGCCCGGCACGGAAGGGGTTGTCGTGGACGTCAACGTGTGCAGCCGTCGAGAGAAATCCACCGAGCACGGGTCCAAATCGGCCCTCGCCACGGAAATCAACCGGATCAAGCGGCAATACCAGGAAAAGATAGACGAAATTCGCGCGACGTTCCTGAGCCTTGTGCGCGATGAACTGGTGGGCGCGAAGATCCTGGAAGACGTCATCGATCATC is from Candidatus Hydrogenedentota bacterium and encodes:
- the rpoB gene encoding DNA-directed RNA polymerase subunit beta, with protein sequence MAVARQYPIERPLLGRIQDEANLPDLIEIQTKSYSDFLQWDVPPDERKRDGLQDVFLEVFPIVSPDNLTRLEFVNYSFTPPKYTISECQNRGLTYAASLKALLRLVRFEEVGTSGDLRERLMVEQEVFLGELPLMTPTGTFIINGAERVIVSQLHKSPGVSFETKIHQNGKSLLSARIIPYRGAWLEFEYDINDVLWLTIDRRSRLLVTTLLRALGHENNAEILALFYKVETIAVVRGRLKAGNKPLPLNDAVGRIAADDIVDPETGEILVDAGMDLTEAALSRIMKSNVKEFMLLDAEDVNRDAAIVNTLQMDNTETIADALREIYSRIRPGDPATDATTRTFFQKLFFDPSRYDFAPVGRYKINRKLGLRIPQETKTLTKEDVIATLQYLVRLKGGEGVLDDIDHLGNRRVRAVGELLSNQIRIGLVRMERTVRERMNFQDEEQLTPQTLVNPKPVSAVIKDFFGRSQLSHFMDQINPLAELTHKRRLSALGPGGLNRDRAGFEVRDVHATHYGRICPIETPEGPNIGLMASLSTYARINEYGFLETPYRKVENGKVTNKIEWLSAYDEDNYVIAQANAAVDKHNRLVGDTVLCRHRGDFPKVPPQQVDYMDVSPKQLVSVAAALVPFLEHDDANRALMGSNMQRQAVPLLRAEAPLVGTGLEHVTAKNAGTVVRAERSGVVEYADSEVIRIRHSAGKKDNPFRSDEDVYPLKKFVRSNQNTCINQKPIVQKGDAVQAGDIIADGPATDGGELALGRNVLVAFLPWEGYNFEDAILLSEDLVVGDVFTSLHIQVFELEARDTKLGPEEITRDIPNVSEDALRNLDETGIVRIGAKVAPGDILVGKVTPKGETELAPEEKLLRAIFGEKAEDVRDASLTVPPGTEGVVVDVNVCSRREKSTEHGSKSALATEINRIKRQYQEKIDEIRATFLSLVRDELVGAKILEDVIDHRTDELALEKGKRVKVGHLDKLDYSVLARLRIDDEAAQHRFTRLVNMAAMEDAKLVAFRDSQIDMLRKGDELPPGVIKLVKVFVATKRRMSVGDKMAGRHGNKGVVAKIMRREDMPFLNDGTPVEIVLNPLGVPSRMNVGQLLETHLGWAVKALGMHVASPVFSGASEEEIRSLLRKAELPEDGKAQLRDGRSGMPFNHAVTVGQIYMMKLNHLVDDKIHARAIGPYSLVTQQPLGGKAQFGGQRFGEMEVWALQAYGAAYTLQELLTIKSDDIAGRTKAYEAIVKGDREVEPGTPESFNVLVREMQSLCLDVIKLVRVEGAADHEDDEEEPVEE
- a CDS encoding redoxin domain-containing protein, with protein sequence MMKPGWMFLVIAALIVFGASLDQKSHAQAFEQPGALATLDLPMPELAGAPADWINTGGRRFVFEPGRVHVVHFWTYGCINCKRNLPAYGQWQRKYAKAPLTVVGVHTPESEKEKDPKNVAQETRKLGITYPVLMDIHAVNWKRWEQQVWPTVYLVDKRGHVRAYWVGELEWQGAGGTRIMERLIEELLREPFSPTPDGDTNSFGY